The genomic segment TTTGAAGTTAATTTTTTATATTCACGTATGGCCTCATTAACCTTTGAGTATCTTAATTTCCCAAAACCTCTATCTGGAAAAAACTCATTTTTTATAATATTTTTATATTTTTCGAAAATTTCTAATTCAGATTGCGGTAATAACTTAGCTTTATAATATTCCTTAACACTCGGATATAGTTTTACTAATTCAATAATCTCATTTATCAACTCATCATCATTCCTATTTCTTAAGTACTTTTTTAAATCAGTTATTTTCAAATTATTCACGTATTATGATACCTCTCCTTCATTAAC from the Clostridium beijerinckii genome contains:
- a CDS encoding DUF6155 family protein, with amino-acid sequence MNNLKITDLKKYLRNRNDDELINEIIELVKLYPSVKEYYKAKLLPQSELEIFEKYKNIIKNEFFPDRGFGKLRYSKVNEAIREYKKLTSNSELIAKLMFYYTEIGIKFTREYGDIDEKFYINIEKSYINVLDYVQKCDLQEIFAEQAHEAKVKAAGIGWGFGDNMSDIYYEYYYDDIN